In a single window of the Chondrocystis sp. NIES-4102 genome:
- a CDS encoding UspA domain-containing protein — MFQRILVALDHSSEASAVFESALAIAIAQKSEMLLIHMIDWQIQDVSPWVGVGTLYDVDVIGESLAFSQEYQQQQQQQSLTWLKTFADKAIAKHIDCEYECRLGNCNLGIGEQAVEWGADLIVIGRRNQKNIAEIFLGSVSNYVIHHAPCSVFVVQGKAVVAAEAASY; from the coding sequence ATGTTTCAAAGAATCCTAGTAGCTTTAGATCATTCCTCAGAAGCATCGGCGGTTTTTGAAAGTGCCTTAGCAATTGCGATCGCCCAAAAAAGCGAAATGCTACTTATTCATATGATTGATTGGCAAATACAAGATGTCTCTCCTTGGGTAGGCGTTGGGACTTTATATGATGTAGATGTAATTGGAGAAAGTTTAGCCTTCTCTCAGGAATATCAACAACAGCAACAACAACAGAGTTTAACCTGGCTAAAAACCTTTGCCGATAAAGCGATCGCTAAACATATTGACTGTGAATATGAATGTCGCCTGGGTAATTGCAATTTGGGTATTGGTGAGCAAGCAGTAGAATGGGGTGCGGATTTAATTGTCATTGGTCGGCGCAACCAAAAAAATATCGCCGAAATATTTCTAGGTAGTGTAAGTAATTATGTAATTCATCATGCCCCCTGTTCAGTATTCGTAGTTCAAGGGAAAGCCGTTGTAGCTGCTGAGGCTGCTTCTTACTAA
- a CDS encoding small GTP-binding protein domain-containing protein has translation MKPWQWVILILPIAIIVGFLLIAAGTQIHDWGINWIWGVVVIVFAGWRWLLARWTKPALSQIQEVIEEINQESELKNAGERQQQIKACLDQIILKTQADAPLWEDWQTFWSRCQELVSAIAQIHNPEVKRPLLNIYIPQAYGLIRGTVDDTDRMMQKLAPILNRVSIGQGYEAYEKYKKIEPSARKIAKVFSWSQWLLNPAAAAAKEATKNFNNQANQELLFNLGQFIRETALKNLASQAIALYGDQTISISEVVATPSLPKTATKTLKEILTTAEPAEVTEKPVNIILVGRTGAGKSSLINTLFQAERAEVDVLPSTDKISNYQWQTPTKEILNLLDTPGYEQVNHPQLRQQVLEYAATADLLLLVNPALDPALQMDLDFLQALKQDLPDLNAIAVVTQVDRLRPIREWNPPYNWTEGTKPKEISIREATIYRAQQLGDICELVLPVVTEDLANKRSAWGVEALSLELIQAIDPAKQLRLARFLRNIEARSSAAAKIIDRYTRQMATTQGLTALLKSPVLQVISTVTTGRPNLASILAAQIPVEQAPVVIGKLQMAYELFMLLDDHPNLSNFDLRSLWPLLTDNNELEKPNTWALGHTLVEYWTKNLSSQELETRYQFYLEQK, from the coding sequence ATGAAACCTTGGCAATGGGTAATTTTGATTCTACCAATTGCTATAATTGTAGGCTTTTTATTAATTGCAGCAGGCACACAAATTCATGATTGGGGAATAAATTGGATTTGGGGAGTGGTGGTGATCGTTTTTGCTGGGTGGCGATGGTTATTAGCCCGATGGACAAAACCTGCCTTATCCCAAATACAAGAAGTTATAGAAGAAATTAATCAAGAGTCCGAGTTAAAAAATGCAGGGGAGCGACAACAGCAGATAAAAGCTTGTTTAGATCAAATTATCCTAAAAACACAAGCAGATGCCCCACTTTGGGAAGATTGGCAGACCTTTTGGTCAAGATGTCAAGAATTAGTTTCAGCGATCGCTCAAATTCATAATCCTGAAGTAAAAAGACCTTTGCTTAATATTTACATTCCTCAAGCCTATGGTCTAATTCGTGGGACAGTAGATGATACTGATCGCATGATGCAAAAACTAGCTCCTATTTTAAATCGTGTCTCCATTGGACAGGGATATGAAGCATACGAAAAATATAAAAAGATAGAACCATCAGCCCGTAAAATAGCAAAAGTATTTAGTTGGTCGCAATGGCTATTAAATCCTGCTGCTGCTGCTGCTAAAGAAGCAACGAAAAACTTTAATAATCAGGCAAATCAGGAGTTACTATTTAATTTAGGTCAATTTATCCGCGAAACTGCCTTAAAGAATTTAGCGTCTCAAGCGATCGCTTTATATGGTGATCAAACAATTAGCATTTCTGAAGTTGTTGCTACTCCAAGCTTACCAAAGACAGCAACTAAAACCCTCAAAGAGATTTTGACCACAGCAGAACCAGCAGAAGTTACTGAAAAACCAGTTAATATTATTTTAGTAGGGCGTACAGGTGCAGGTAAAAGTAGTTTAATTAATACTTTGTTTCAGGCTGAACGAGCAGAAGTTGATGTTTTGCCAAGTACGGATAAAATTAGCAATTATCAGTGGCAAACCCCAACTAAAGAAATTTTAAATCTATTAGATACACCTGGTTACGAACAAGTTAATCACCCCCAGTTGCGACAACAAGTTTTAGAATATGCAGCAACCGCAGACCTATTACTATTAGTTAATCCTGCTCTAGATCCCGCTTTACAGATGGATTTAGACTTTTTACAAGCTCTAAAACAAGATCTTCCCGATTTAAATGCTATTGCTGTTGTTACCCAGGTAGATCGCCTACGTCCTATCCGTGAGTGGAATCCACCTTACAATTGGACTGAAGGTACTAAACCCAAAGAAATATCAATTCGCGAAGCAACTATCTATCGCGCTCAACAATTAGGAGATATTTGTGAATTAGTATTACCCGTCGTAACTGAAGATTTGGCAAATAAACGTTCAGCTTGGGGTGTAGAAGCACTATCTTTAGAACTAATTCAAGCGATCGATCCTGCAAAACAACTTCGTTTAGCTCGTTTTCTGAGAAACATAGAAGCCCGTAGTAGTGCAGCAGCTAAAATAATTGATCGCTATACTCGGCAAATGGCAACTACCCAAGGTTTAACCGCTTTATTAAAAAGTCCAGTGCTACAAGTAATTTCTACTGTTACTACTGGCAGACCAAATCTTGCTTCTATTTTGGCAGCCCAAATTCCTGTAGAACAAGCACCTGTAGTAATTGGGAAGCTTCAGATGGCTTATGAGTTATTTATGTTACTTGATGATCATCCTAATTTAAGTAACTTTGATCTACGTTCTTTGTGGCCCCTGTTGACAGATAATAATGAGCTTGAAAAACCTAATACCTGGGCATTGGGTCATACTTTAGTGGAATATTGGACAAAGAATTTAAGTTCTCAGGAATTAGAGACTCGCTATCAATTTTATTTAGAACAAAAATAG
- a CDS encoding formamidopyrimidine-DNA glycosylase: MPELPEVETVKRGLNKLTLDQPIQGGEVLLARTLAYPAEIKVFWQGITGMAIARWSRRGKYLLAQLNNDSAQPAGYLGVHLRMTGQLLWVKQTIPLQKHTRIRLLFAYNQELRFVDTRTFGKFWYIPPGIEPQLIITGLQKLGPEPFAEDFSVEYFNQQLHRRRRLIKTLLLDQSLVAGIGNIYADEALFQSGIRPDRLATDLTNKQSQKLHQAITSVLQTAIDKGGTTFSDFLNLLGVSGNYGNCAFVYGRYQQPCRVCGTDIEKIKLAGRTSHFCPSCQH, encoded by the coding sequence TTGCCAGAATTACCAGAAGTAGAAACCGTTAAACGAGGATTAAATAAATTAACTTTAGATCAACCAATTCAAGGGGGCGAAGTTTTATTAGCTAGAACTTTGGCATATCCTGCTGAGATTAAGGTATTTTGGCAAGGAATTACAGGTATGGCGATCGCTCGTTGGTCTAGAAGAGGGAAATATTTATTGGCTCAATTGAATAATGATTCTGCTCAACCTGCTGGGTATTTAGGAGTACATTTGCGGATGACGGGGCAATTATTATGGGTAAAGCAAACTATACCTTTACAAAAGCATACTCGTATCCGTTTGTTGTTTGCTTACAATCAAGAACTACGTTTTGTGGACACCCGTACTTTTGGTAAATTTTGGTATATCCCACCTGGTATAGAACCCCAGTTAATTATTACAGGGTTGCAGAAATTAGGGCCCGAACCGTTTGCCGAAGATTTTTCTGTTGAGTATTTTAATCAGCAATTACATCGTCGTCGTCGCTTAATTAAAACCCTATTGTTAGATCAAAGTTTGGTGGCTGGCATTGGTAATATTTATGCGGATGAAGCTCTGTTTCAAAGTGGTATTAGACCCGATCGCCTGGCTACTGATTTAACCAATAAACAAAGTCAAAAATTACATCAAGCAATTACTAGTGTGTTACAAACAGCTATAGACAAAGGTGGTACTACCTTTAGCGATTTTCTCAACCTACTAGGAGTTAGTGGTAATTATGGAAATTGTGCTTTTGTTTACGGTAGATACCAACAACCTTGTCGTGTTTGCGGGACAGATATCGAGAAAATTAAACTCGCAGGGCGCACATCCCACTTTTGCCCTAGTTGTCAGCATTAG
- a CDS encoding mercuric reductase, producing the protein MTKHNKKIAIAPMDQYNRELIANVHPDNWENPQPADCYDLLVIGAGTAGLVTAKGAAGLGIGLKVALIEKHLMGGDCLNVGCVPSKCLIRSSRVVAEMKDALPFGIQPPEVEVDFPAVMARMRQIRTKISPVDSAKAAKKAGVDVFFGEASFSSHNTITLNGQTLKFKKAVIAAGARAVKPNIAGIEEVGYLTNETVFSLTQLPKRLAVIGGGPIGCELAQTFLRLGSEVILFHTGSQLLGKEDPDAAAIVQEAFVSEGMRLVLNCQLQQIQASPGGKIINFIGEAGEESVIVDEILAGAGRQPNVEQLNLEVAGVEYDLKQGVKVNDYLQTSNPKIYAAGDICMNWKFTHAADAAARIVIKNTLFSPFGLGKNKLSDLIMPWVTYTDPEVAHVGMYQDQAKAQGIAGETIKINLDEVDRALADGETTGFIKILHQQGSDKILGATIVARHGGEMISEITTAMISGMGLSKLSQVIHPYPTQASMIKQAADSYRRTLLTARTQKLLSFISKLP; encoded by the coding sequence ATGACTAAACACAATAAAAAAATTGCGATCGCGCCGATGGATCAATACAATCGGGAATTAATCGCTAATGTTCATCCTGATAATTGGGAAAATCCACAACCTGCCGACTGTTACGATCTGCTGGTAATTGGGGCAGGGACAGCAGGATTAGTTACTGCTAAGGGCGCAGCAGGATTAGGTATAGGGTTAAAAGTAGCCTTAATTGAAAAACATCTGATGGGAGGAGACTGTTTAAATGTTGGTTGTGTACCTTCTAAATGTTTGATACGTTCTTCTAGGGTGGTAGCAGAGATGAAAGATGCCCTACCCTTCGGAATTCAACCACCAGAGGTGGAAGTAGATTTCCCTGCCGTCATGGCAAGAATGCGCCAAATAAGAACCAAAATTAGCCCTGTAGATTCTGCCAAAGCAGCTAAAAAAGCTGGGGTTGATGTCTTTTTTGGAGAAGCAAGTTTTAGCAGTCACAATACTATTACCCTCAACGGACAAACTCTTAAATTTAAGAAAGCGGTAATTGCAGCAGGGGCTAGGGCTGTCAAACCTAATATTGCTGGTATAGAAGAAGTTGGGTATTTAACCAACGAAACAGTTTTTTCCCTAACACAATTGCCTAAAAGACTAGCGGTGATAGGTGGTGGCCCAATTGGTTGTGAATTGGCTCAAACTTTTTTACGTTTGGGGAGTGAAGTTATTTTATTTCATACAGGTTCTCAACTATTGGGTAAAGAAGATCCTGATGCTGCTGCCATAGTGCAAGAGGCTTTTGTATCTGAAGGGATGCGTTTAGTTTTAAACTGTCAATTACAACAAATTCAAGCAAGTCCTGGTGGGAAGATTATTAATTTCATTGGCGAAGCTGGGGAAGAATCAGTGATAGTAGATGAAATTTTAGCAGGTGCAGGTAGACAGCCTAATGTCGAACAACTAAATCTAGAGGTAGCAGGGGTAGAATATGACCTTAAGCAAGGGGTGAAAGTAAATGACTATCTCCAGACTAGCAACCCTAAAATTTATGCTGCTGGAGATATTTGTATGAATTGGAAATTTACCCATGCTGCGGATGCTGCTGCTCGCATTGTCATTAAAAATACCTTATTTTCTCCTTTTGGTTTGGGTAAAAACAAGCTGAGTGATTTAATTATGCCTTGGGTAACATATACTGATCCTGAAGTTGCTCATGTGGGGATGTATCAAGATCAGGCAAAAGCCCAAGGAATTGCAGGAGAGACAATTAAAATTAATTTAGATGAAGTAGATCGAGCATTAGCTGATGGGGAAACTACAGGCTTTATTAAGATTCTCCATCAACAAGGTTCAGATAAAATTCTGGGAGCAACTATTGTCGCCCGTCATGGAGGAGAAATGATTAGTGAGATTACCACCGCCATGATTAGTGGAATGGGTTTAAGTAAACTATCTCAAGTAATTCATCCCTATCCAACTCAGGCAAGTATGATTAAACAAGCTGCCGATAGCTACCGTCGAACTTTATTAACCGCAAGGACGCAAAAGTTATTGAGTTTTATTAGTAAACTACCTTGA
- the infB gene encoding translation initiation factor IF-2 has protein sequence MNNGKVRIYELSKELNLDNKDIKEICEQLNIPVKSHSSTIDASEAERVKAVVAKSPRVEKPSNNLKQEPRVPQAPGKRQQQILAIHHKTDTPNLSSQTMQSKLGTSPKLVSPPNRPQSSTSDNNSPTSESLIKPSQVKDNNKSSELKPSPSNQKPSDSISKPSTVKPPKPVNAAVKPEVSKSAKSSISPPIKPKIKSVEPSPSPSPSPSPNPVKFAEKKQATEETEKKKKVIPSLPKLNQRPQKAQTVAKVAKPLDEDNIDLDDAVVDNIAEPEIDSDEIIEKTEVKKIARLKRPLPPRKVKEWENEEDDDEQQAKLGKGKVSKKRRAPKPLLDDDEDFESDASSIQVDTAFSISTARPAKPKSLQQQPTASVAKKPRKPAFKTEKAPKVERQAKAKDAATLPESITIVDNLTVRELAERLNTPETDIIKSLFFKGIPVNITQTLEIDTARMVTEELGVIVETPEEKSAATKETEMLDANDLENLQSRPPVVTIMGHVDHGKTTLLDSIRKSAVASGEAGGITQHIGAYHVDVEHNGNKQQIVFLDTPGHEAFTAMRARGTRVTDIAILVVAADDGVQPQTKEAISHAKAAEVPLLVAINKIDKPEANPDRIKQELTDQGLVPEDWGGDTTMVAVSALTGANLDELLEMILLIAEVEELSANPDRPAKGTVIEANLDRNRGPVATLLVQNGTLRVGDSIVAGSVLGKVRAMIDDTGAKVEAATPSFAVEILGLNDVPEAGDEFDVYQNEKEARAIADQRAVKQRDSRLLQSLSARRISLSTISAQAQEGELKELNLIIKADVQGSAEAIVGSLQQLPQNEVQIRILLASPGEVTETDVDLAAASGAIIIGFNTTLASGARQAADREGVDIRQYNIIYKLLDEIQGAMEGLLDPEEVEEHLGQVEVRAVFPVGRGAVAGCYVLSGKIVRNCKIRVRRSNKVVYEGELNSLKRMKEDVKEVNTGFECGVGASKFSDWQERDIIEAYDLVFKRRTLSSN, from the coding sequence ATGAACAACGGCAAAGTGAGAATATACGAACTATCAAAAGAGCTTAATTTGGATAACAAAGATATAAAAGAAATTTGCGAGCAATTAAACATTCCTGTTAAAAGTCATAGTAGTACAATTGACGCTTCAGAAGCAGAGAGAGTAAAAGCAGTAGTAGCTAAGTCGCCTCGCGTCGAAAAACCTAGCAATAATTTGAAACAAGAACCCAGAGTCCCTCAAGCACCTGGAAAACGCCAACAACAAATCTTGGCAATTCATCACAAAACAGACACCCCTAATCTATCTTCTCAAACTATGCAGTCTAAATTAGGTACATCTCCTAAATTAGTTTCCCCACCCAATAGACCTCAATCTAGTACATCAGATAATAATTCTCCGACATCTGAATCTTTGATTAAACCTTCTCAAGTTAAAGATAATAATAAAAGTAGTGAACTGAAGCCATCACCAAGTAATCAAAAACCTTCAGATTCCATATCAAAACCTTCGACAGTGAAACCTCCCAAACCAGTAAATGCTGCTGTTAAACCTGAGGTAAGCAAATCTGCTAAAAGTTCTATTTCTCCACCTATTAAACCTAAAATAAAATCAGTAGAACCGTCGCCATCACCATCGCCATCGCCATCGCCAAATCCAGTAAAATTTGCTGAGAAAAAGCAAGCAACAGAAGAAACTGAGAAAAAGAAAAAAGTTATTCCCTCTTTACCGAAGTTAAATCAACGACCACAAAAAGCTCAAACTGTAGCTAAGGTAGCTAAACCATTAGATGAGGATAATATTGATTTAGATGATGCTGTAGTCGATAACATAGCTGAACCTGAAATTGATTCAGATGAAATTATCGAAAAAACAGAAGTCAAGAAAATTGCTAGGTTAAAAAGACCTCTACCACCTAGGAAAGTTAAAGAGTGGGAAAACGAAGAGGATGATGATGAGCAACAGGCTAAATTAGGTAAAGGTAAAGTCAGTAAGAAACGTCGTGCGCCTAAACCTTTATTAGATGATGACGAAGATTTTGAATCTGATGCTAGTAGTATTCAGGTTGACACCGCGTTTAGTATATCTACTGCTCGTCCAGCTAAACCAAAATCATTACAGCAGCAACCGACAGCTAGTGTTGCGAAAAAACCACGTAAACCTGCTTTTAAAACCGAGAAAGCTCCGAAAGTAGAGCGTCAAGCTAAAGCCAAAGATGCAGCTACTTTGCCTGAATCGATTACTATAGTTGATAATTTGACTGTTAGAGAGTTAGCAGAAAGGCTTAATACTCCTGAGACAGATATTATCAAGAGTTTATTTTTTAAAGGCATTCCCGTCAACATTACCCAAACGCTTGAAATAGACACAGCACGTATGGTGACCGAGGAATTAGGGGTAATTGTGGAAACTCCTGAAGAAAAATCAGCAGCAACTAAAGAAACTGAAATGTTGGATGCTAATGATTTAGAAAATCTTCAGTCACGTCCTCCTGTTGTTACTATCATGGGTCATGTAGACCACGGTAAAACAACTTTGCTCGATTCAATTCGCAAGAGTGCTGTGGCATCAGGAGAAGCAGGTGGAATTACCCAGCACATCGGCGCGTATCACGTTGATGTAGAACATAATGGTAATAAACAGCAGATCGTCTTCTTAGACACTCCAGGTCACGAAGCGTTTACCGCTATGCGTGCTAGAGGTACTAGGGTTACTGATATAGCAATTTTGGTGGTTGCTGCCGATGATGGGGTGCAGCCTCAGACTAAAGAAGCTATTAGTCATGCTAAAGCAGCAGAAGTACCATTATTGGTTGCCATTAATAAGATAGATAAGCCTGAAGCAAATCCTGACCGAATTAAGCAAGAATTAACGGATCAAGGATTAGTGCCTGAAGATTGGGGTGGTGATACTACGATGGTTGCTGTCAGTGCTTTGACAGGGGCTAATTTAGATGAACTATTAGAAATGATTCTGTTAATAGCTGAGGTTGAAGAACTTTCTGCTAACCCCGATCGCCCTGCTAAGGGAACAGTTATTGAGGCTAATTTAGATCGAAATCGTGGCCCTGTGGCAACTCTATTGGTTCAAAATGGTACATTACGGGTGGGAGATAGCATCGTGGCTGGCTCAGTTTTGGGTAAAGTTAGGGCGATGATTGATGATACAGGGGCGAAAGTAGAAGCTGCAACTCCTTCTTTTGCAGTAGAGATCTTAGGACTTAATGATGTACCTGAAGCTGGGGATGAGTTTGATGTTTACCAAAATGAGAAAGAGGCAAGAGCAATTGCCGATCAACGAGCGGTAAAACAACGAGACAGTCGTCTTCTACAATCTTTGTCGGCTCGTCGTATTAGTTTGAGTACAATTTCAGCCCAAGCACAAGAAGGTGAGCTTAAAGAACTTAATTTAATTATTAAGGCTGATGTTCAAGGATCGGCAGAAGCAATTGTAGGTTCATTACAGCAGCTACCACAAAATGAAGTTCAAATTCGGATCTTGTTAGCATCTCCAGGAGAAGTTACAGAAACCGATGTAGACTTAGCAGCAGCTAGTGGTGCGATTATTATTGGCTTTAATACAACCTTGGCATCGGGAGCGCGACAAGCAGCAGATCGAGAAGGGGTAGATATTCGTCAATATAATATTATTTACAAGCTCTTAGATGAGATTCAAGGAGCAATGGAAGGTCTTCTAGATCCAGAAGAAGTTGAAGAACATTTGGGTCAAGTTGAAGTTCGTGCAGTGTTCCCTGTTGGTCGTGGTGCTGTGGCAGGATGCTATGTATTATCTGGTAAGATAGTACGTAATTGTAAAATCCGTGTACGCCGTAGTAACAAAGTCGTCTATGAGGGTGAGCTTAATTCCTTAAAACGGATGAAAGAGGATGTCAAAGAAGTAAACACAGGCTTTGAATGCGGTGTGGGTGCATCTAAATTCTCCGATTGGCAGGAAAGAGACATTATTGAGGCTTACGACTTAGTCTTTAAGCGTCGTACTCTAAGCAGTAATTAA